In Apium graveolens cultivar Ventura unplaced genomic scaffold, ASM990537v1 ctg7752, whole genome shotgun sequence, a genomic segment contains:
- the LOC141704358 gene encoding sorting nexin 2A-like has product MTWHTVDPLADVALQTLHLLSGVAKEQDVSNGKLPLVRTTNVPSRMLDGAVKLPWQLFGRESLQGSALNVNEVALPAKGGRDLLRIFKELKQSVTNDWGAVKPPVVEEDKEFLERKGKLQDFENQIGNASQQVYEIKAQQEIGETMGQLGLAFVKLTKFEADEAMLNSQRVRSADMKNIATAAVKANRLYRELNAQTVKHLDKLHDYLGVMLAINNAFSDRANALLMVQTLLSELASLNVRIENLEAASSKNFCGDRSRIRKIDELKETVRVTEEAKTCAVREYERIKCLPITIDVGTNNQKLLDDEFIIGLKQKMATGQGQPDSYHELIGNPYHTERLAPDEVAMLVTSLKALSGAVSYIDSDHHKMLLSSISGMSLWNYGPNVMDVLVELATVSGKYLHLCLDMLEIADLVPLAPLRLEKVIKERMPYRSSKQPWIINHKSFTLCTLSVLRLFGANAQSVPRQKYIF; this is encoded by the exons aTGACGTGGCACACAGTGGACCCACTTGCTGACGTGGCACTTCAGACGTTGCATTTGCTTTCTGGTGTTGCA AAGGAGCAAGACGTGTCGAATGGGAAGTTGCCGTTGGTGAGGACCACGAACGTGCCGTCGAGAATGTTGGATGGGGCGGTGAAGTTGCCTTGGCAGTTGTTTGGGAGGGAGAGTTTGCAAGGGAGTGCATTGAATGTGAATGAGGTTGCATTGCCTGCGAAAGGAGGGAGGGATTTGTTGAGGATTTTTAAGGAGTTGAAGCAGTCGGTTACGAATGATTGGGGTGCGGTTAAGCCACCGGTTGTGGAGGAAGATAAGGAATTTTTGGAGAGGAAGGGTAAGTTGCAGGATTTCGAGAATCAGATTGGTAATGCTTCTCAGCAGGTCT ATGAAATTAAAGCTCAGCAAGAAATTGGGGAGACGATGGGGCAACTGGGGTTGGCTTTTGTCAAGCTAACGAAGTTTGAGGCGGATGAGGCAATGTTGAACTCTCAAAGGGTGAGATCTGCAGACATGAAAAATAT agctACTGCTGCTGTCAAAGCTAACAGACTCTATCGGGAGTTGAATGCACAAACTGTCAAGCATCTG GATAAGCTTCATGACTATCTTGGGGTGATGTTGGCAATTAACAATGCATTTTCTGACCGCGCGAATGCTTTGTTGATGGTGCAAACTCTTTTATCCGAACTGGCCTCCTTGAATGTaaggattgaaaatcttgaagcTGCTTCATCAAAGAATTTTTGTGGTGACAGGTCTAGAATTCGCAAAATAGATGAGTTGAAAGAAACTGTAAGAGTAACAGAGGAAGCTAAAACCTGTGCAGTTAGAGAATATGAACGGATCAAG TGCTTACCTATTACCATCGACGTCGGCACAAATAACCAAAAGTTGCTGGATGATGAGTTCATTATTGGGCTCAAACAAAAGATGGCAACTGGGCAG GGTCAACCTGACAGTTATCACGAGTTGATCGGGAATCCGTACCATACTGAACGCCTAGCACCAGATGAAGTGGCCATGCTTGTG ACAAGTTTGAAAGCCCTGTCTGGAGCAGTTTCTTACATAGATTCTGATCACCACAAAATGCTTCTTTCTTCT ATAAGTGGCATGAGCTTGTGGAACTATGGTCCAAATGTGATGGATGTATTGGTTGAGTTG GCTACAGTGAGCGGAAAATACCTCCATCTATGCTTGGATATGCTT GAAATTGCTGATTTAGTTCCCCTCGCACCACTGAGATTGGAAAAAGTAATCAAGGAGAGGATGCCCTACAGATCCTCAAAGCAACCTTGGATT ATAAATCATAAATCTTTTACACTTTGTACACTATCTGTTTTGCGTCTTTTTGGGGCAAATGCTCAATCTGTTCCTAGGCAGAAGTACATTTTTTGA